The Delphinus delphis chromosome 17, mDelDel1.2, whole genome shotgun sequence genome includes the window CTAGCAGTAATAGCACAACATGCAAAATGATTCTGAACATAAAATTAACTTCATGTCAGCAAGATGGTGCAATAACGAAGCTCCATACCCCTACTCcctgagagaaaaagcaaagacacATGGACCAAAGTGTCTTTGTGAGAACTGCAGAAATCAATTAAGCTGCAACAACCAAGCAAACACCTAATATGAAAAAGCTGCACTCAAAATGGCAGGAAATGTCATGCACTTTTTTCTCACCCTTGCCCCACCCCCTTCTCAATGCAGGAGTGTGGTCAGGAGGAAAGTGACCAATTTCTGACTCCTCCTTCagggcagaaggaaaagagaagacccTACATGCAATGTTCTAGCTTATTTGAGGGCTTCCCAAGGGACTGCTTCTATCTTTATCTCAGAGCACTGATGAGAATGGTGACAGAGTTTAACTAACTTATGAGACACCACCAAAAAGACCAACCTATGTACTCTGGAAGTGCGAGAAGGGGCAGAgagtttatttgaagaaataatggccaaaaccGTCCCAAATTTGAGGAAAGAAATGGATATATAAATACAAGATGTTACTGGAAGtcagatgaacccaaagagacccaacACCAAGACACAGTATAATCCAACTGTCAAAAACCAAAGACAATGGATCTTGGAAgcaccaagaaaaaaatgattcattGCCTCTGTAAGattatcagtggatttctcaggagaaacctTGCAGGTCACAAGGATTTCAGATGGTAAATACaaagtgcccccccccccacacacacacaaattaccaaccaagaatactataaCCAGCAAAAATGTCCTTcaaaaatcaggaagaaaattaagacattcctagattttaaaaaaacctaaaagatAAGGAGTTCATTACTTCTAGATCTGCAATGAGAGTTCTTCAAGTTGCAACAAAATTACActagacagggacttccctggtggcgcagtggttaagaatccgcctgccaatgcaggggacacgagttggatccctggtccgggaaaatcccacatgctgcggaccaactaagcccgtgcaccacaactactgagcctgcgctctagagcccgcaagccacaactactgaatcccgtgcACCTACAGctcacgctccgcaacaagagaagccactgcaatgagaagcccgagcaccgcaacacgaagagtagccccccctcactgccactagagaaagcacatgcgcagcaacaaagacccaacacagccaaaaataaataataaataataaataaattacactAGGCAGTAACTCAAAAGCCATGTGGAAATATAGAGTTCACTGGCGAAggcaaatatatgaataaatataaaagccaGTGTTGTAACTGTTTCATATCCCCACTTTTAATTTTGTAGGATTTAGAGACAAAagctctaaaaaaaaagaaatctatgttAATGGGTACACAATATCTAAAAATACAATTTGTGGCATTAGTAACAAAGTAGGGGAGCAGAGTTGTAAAAGAGaatttttgtatgtgattgaAATAAGTTGTTACCACTTCAAAATAGATTATAACAATAGGTTGGTTTAAACTCCCCAAAAGTCATAGATCTgaggaatggatacaaaacaaggtCCAACTGTGAGCTGTCTACAGGAGATTCACTTTAGATCCAAGGACACACATAGTTTAAAAGCTAAGGATGGAAAATGATTCCATACAAACAGCAATCAAGAGAGCACGAGTGGCTATACCATtagcagacaaaacagactttaagtcaaaaaatgttacaaagacaaaggacattatataatgattcaCCAAGAAGACAGattataaatatcaatatatatgcaccaaacatcagagctttgaaatatatgaagcaaatatgaagcaaatgctaacagaattgaagggagaaatagacagatcTACAGTAATAGTGGGTGACTTAAAATACTTTCAATAATGGCTATAAGAACCAGACAGAAGatcattaagaaaataagtgGACTTGAACACTACAGACCAATCAGATATAAGAGACAAATACAGAACATTCTACCTAACatgagaatacacattttttttctcaagtgcatatggattAATTTCCATGTTAGGCCATAAAACCAgacaacagattttaaaatactgaagtcacataaagtatcttttctggtCACGAAAGATGAAACTAGAAATTTATaccagaaggaaaacagaaaaatccacaaatatgTTGAAATTAAACATACCCTCCAACAATCAGTGGGTCAAAGTGGatatcagaaaagaaatttaggacctccctggtggtgcagtggttaagaatctacctgccaatgcaggggacacaggtttgacccctggtccaggaagatcccacatgctgtggagcaactaagcccatgcaccacaactactgagcccgtgctctagagcctgtgagccacagctactgagcccatgtgctctaggatccacatgccacaactactgagcccacgtgctgcaactactgaagcccacgcacttagagcccgtgctctgcaacgagaagccaccgctatgagaagcccacacaccgcaacaaagagtagcccccactcgccacaaatagagaaagcccacgcgcagcaaaaaagacccaatgcagacaaaaaataaagaataaagaaatttaaaaagaagatcaAGTCAACAAGCTAAGTTTACACcttaaaaaggtagaaaaaggggcttccctggtggcgctgtggttgagagtccacctgccgatgcaggggacacaggttcgtgccctggtccaggaagatcccacatgccacggagcggctaggcccgtgagccgtggccgctgagcctgcgcgcctggagcctgtgctctgcaaggggagaggccgcaacagtgagaggcccgcataccgcaaaaaaaaggcagaaaaataaaagcaagctaAACAAAAGCTAGCAGGAAATAAAGATTAAACAAAACAGGGAACAGAAAAACACTAGAGATacatcaacaaaatcaaaagagcTAGTTATTTGCAAAGATAACCAATATAacaaacctttagtcagactaagaaaaaagaagactcaactaaaaacaaattaaagaaggGACATTATGTCACCAAATTAGGTCACCCACATGAAATGGAATAATTCCTATAAACACACAACCTACAAGAAACAGATTAACAGACTTATAACTAagtaaggagattaaatcagCAATCAataacctcccaacaaagaaaagcccaggatcagatggcttcacaggaaaattctaccaaacacctaaagagttaacaccaatcctcctcaagctcttccaaaaaactgaaggggagtgggggggtggggaacatTTCCAAATTcactctatgtattttttgttttctatatatttatattaagacATCTTAAACATTTCTGTATGATGGAGAGACTGCCCCCACCATGTTTTCCTGATCCTCTCACATGTCTCTTGTGGCCACATCTGACTCACTAACTCATTTAGGAATATAAAACATTCTATAAgaccaacattaccctgatatcaaagtcAGACAAATATAACACAAGAAACTAGAGAGTAATATCccaaatacagatgcaaaaatccttcataaaatactagcaaacaattcAGCAGCTCATTAAAAGGATAACACACCATGACCAACgatgattcaacatatgaaaatataccaCAGAGCCACATGATCTCAACTAATTCAGAAAACGCATCTGAAAATTTCAATaccttttcatgattaaaaaaaattcaaataaagaacagaaagaaactaCCTCAATAAAGGTGATacatgagaaacccacagctaatatactcaatagtgaaaagcttctccagggcttccctggtggcgcagtggttgagagtctgcctgacgatgcaggggacacgggttcgtgccccggtccaggaagatcccacatgccgcggagcagctaggcccgtgagcctggcctgcgtaatgcaaaaaaaaaaaaaaaaaaaaaaaagcttctccaaggtcagaaaaaaaacccaacaaggatgcccattcttaccccttctcttcaacatagtactggaagtcctagtcagagcaattagggaagaaaaagaaataaaagacatccaaattggaaaggaagaagtaaaactatctctgcaGATGACCTGATCTTATATGCAGAAATCCCAAaaagatttcacacacacacacacaaaaaactgttagaataaatttggcaaagctgcaggatacaaaatcaacgcACGAAATCAGCTGTGTTTCTAGATACTAACAATGAATaatcagaaaagcaaattaaggaaacaatcccaattacattagcattaaaaaaaaaatacaattcttaGGAATACACTtcaccaaggaggcaaaagacttgtatactgaaagatacaaaacactgctgaaattaaagaaacaaatggaaagacatcctgtgttcatgttCCCTTAACATCATATCCAAAAATTAAcagaatggatcaaagacctaaaggtaagagctaataaaactataaaactttcgCAGAAAATATAATACTTTACAACACTGGATTTGTCAATGATTTCTtaaacatgacaccaaaagcacaggcaacaaaagaaaaactacataAATTAGACTCCATCAAAATTTCAAAtgtctgtgcatcaaaggacacaacaGACTGAAAAGGCaatccatagaatgggagaaaatatctaaaTCATATCTGATAATGAGTTTTAAATAACTCCCACAACTCaacaaaaacaatccaattaaaagtgggcaaaggacttgaatagacatttctccagagaacatACACAAATGGCtaaaaagcatgggaaaagatgctcaacatcgttaaccattagggaaaagcaaacgaagaccaaaataaaacaacaccTCACACCCATTTGGATGTCtatcaaaaaaccagaaaacaagtgtTCACAAGGATGTGGAGTAATTGGGACCCTTGTGAACAGAAGTTGGTGaagtataaaatggtgcagccactatgtaaaatagtatggcggttccttaaaaaattaaaaacagaactaccatatgatttagcaactccacttctgagtatatactcaAAAAAGTATTAAAGCAGGGTATCAGAGATATCTGCACACAAagcagtagcattattcacagtagccaaaagcaATCCAAGTATCCATTAACATgattaaacaaaatgtggtatatagatAAAATTGACTACttagatgaaaagagttctgaagaCTGGCTGTACAACAATATAAATGTCCTTGACaatactgaactgtacacttaaaaataaagactgtatattttatatatattgccacagttaaaaaagattttaaacagtAATTTCAAATAACCATATTACCTTTATATTCCAAAATCACTTTGCACTCTGAAAGACACCAGCCTTCCTCATCTCCTCAAAATCTTTCATAGAATCATAATTTCTGTAGAAATCTGCATATGCCTTCTTTCTTGGTTCAGCCACAGCAAACTAAAAGGTAACGTATCACATTTAGGACTTTTCTTAATTATTAGAAACAGTATCTAAAGACAACATAAATCACCAAGTTTTTGTTCACCTTGAATCCTACTTATCTTGAATCGTATTATTAAGGcccttaaagaggtaattaagttaaaatgaagtctttaGTGTGGGTCCTAACCCAACATGACTAGCATccttagaagagaagaaaattcagACAGGAACAATGCTAACACACAGAGGACCATGTGATGAGAGGGAGAAGACAGGAATacaaagccaaggaaagaggcctcagaaaTCAACCCCACagccaactttttttttggccgcggcgcagggcatgcaggatcttatttccccaaccagggatcgaaccagtgcctcctgcagtggaagcacggagtctcaaccactggactgctggggaagtccCCCACAGCtatcttgatcttggattttcagccttgaaaaaaaaaaaaatctctattgtggaagccacccagtttgtggtattttgatatggcagccctagcaaaccaagACAGCTTCATTTAAAGATGGAGGACAAGCTACCTGGGGAATAAGGTACTTTCCTATCACACTGAGGTGGGTCAAGAAAGGGTAAGAGGAAAGGAGCACATTAAAGAGGGAATTTCTTTTAAagactctagggacttccctggcggtccagtggttaagacttcgccttccaatgcagggggtgcgggttcgatccctggttggggagctaagatcccacatgcctcgtggccaaaaaaccaaaacataaaacagaagcgggggcttccctggtggcgcagtggttgggagtccgcctgccgatgcaggggacacaagttcgtgccccggtctgggaagatcccacatgccgcagagcggctgggcccgtgagccatggccaatgagcctgcgcgtccggagcctgtgctccgcaatgggagaggccacaagagtgagaagcccgcgtaccgtaaaaaaaaaaaacaaaaaaaaaacagaagcggTATTGTAACACGctgaataaagaattttaaaatggcccacgtcaaaaaaaatctttaaaaaacaaaagactctatatgtttctatgaaaataaaatacattttcaaatttaaaacacatttttggaCCATGagcacaaagtaaaaataaaacatacataccTTATAGAAAGCTGCAACTCCCAGGGAGACAATGAATGCTCCAACAATATGAAATCGCAGACGCTTGCCCAGAAGGCCACGCATCTGAGGTTTTGTCAAAGAACTGGAAGCCATGGTAGTTTTTCTCCTTGACAGCTAAAATAATAAGAGACAACTCTTAGAACATAAAATACCTAAAGAACTCTTCTGCATAATGCATTTTAGTACTCAGAGAGGCACAGGCAGGACAGTGGACCGACTCCTCTCCCAAACCCTAAGGTCTTTACTGGCTTCACGGTTTCATCTTCTCACACGGTGAACGACCACCCTAAATAAGCAAGATGATCGCAGCCCAACAGTAGTAACCAGGGAACAAGAACTACAAAAACCTCACCCAACTACAGGGAAGATTAGCAGCGGCTCTGGATGGGGAATCACAAGTGCAAACATTCCTAGCATTTACTCTACAAGCTTACTACCAATTCATTTCAGCCTGTGAGACAgctgttttcccattttattgagaAAACCGGGCTGCAGAAAGGTTACCGGACTATTTCAAGGTCACGCAATCAAAACTAACACTCGGGCGGGACCCCAGCACGTCCCGCAGGGCCCACTTTGTGACCCGGGCCTGAAAGCCGCCGCGCGCGGGCCGGCCTCCCGACCTTCGGCGAGCGCGGCCCGGGCAGGGTCGGAAAGGTCGTGGGCGCGCGCAGGGGGCTGCCGGgagcccacccctgccctcctaCCACAGGCCCGGTGACCCTCCTGCAGCTTCCCAACTCCAATCACAAACGCTACCACAAAGCTGACGCCCACTAAGAGCCGACGGTGCTCCAAGCCTCGGGAACGGATAAGGAAGAACCCACCTTCCCTTTTTGTAGGTAAAGACACTGGGACCAAACAGGTCAAAAGACGCAACCAAGGTCACGCTAAACGCGGTAAAAAAGCAGCGGCCACCGGGCCCGGGCCGGCTGTCTCAAAAGCCCGGGGGTCCCTCGAGGCCCCCTCAGCAAACCCGGCCCCCGTGGGACCCGCGCCGCCGGCCCGCCTCCCCTAAAAGGCCGCAACGCGGGCCTGCTGGGGTCGACGAGGGCGAGAGGTCCGAGGTTTTCCGCCCCAGAGATGCAGAGTAACGATTTAGCTCCAAGGTAGACCAACAGCAGGCAGCGGGAGGCGGCAAGTACGGGAATCCGAACGAGGAACACAAAACGCCCAAGACTCACCTCTACAACGACGCCCTTGGAGAAATGGACGGCGTTCCAGCAGCGCGCAGGCGCATAAATAGAGGGAACGGAGCGAGGATCCGGCTACGGTGGCCCAAAGAGTACAAAAGGCCTCCAGCGCACGTCCCGCCGTTCAGAGCTGAAGATAACCTGCGCATTTAGCCTCTTCTCTGTGTAACCTTGGATTCAGGGTTTGAACTTGTGAGTCAGTTTCCTTAGTCAAGTCGAGATATTGATCTTACTCATACACAGAGTTGATATGAACTTATTGGAGAATTCAAAGATTTttaatatgtgaattttttttttaatgtaccctACAGATACAGCACAAATCATCCTGGGCATGGATTGCTCCAACTATGTGCACAAACCAACATTTTCATTATGACTATCCTTATGCATCTAGCCACTTGTTTGTGTAAAGAGTGAATAAGACAGCCAAGTTCCAGGAACTCACAGCCCAGCAGATGAGACAGACATAAACTGAGTAACATCAATCCCAAGCAGTAGGCGCTACCGTAGACACGTGACCCTGGTGCTGCAGAAGCAATTACCTGCTTGGAAAAGCTGAGCAAGTTTGGATGGAAGTATTTGTGTGGACTTTTAGTAAAAgacaagtattttaaagcaaggCATGTGGAAGTTTATGGAAAGTAGTGTGTAAAGTAAGGCTCTTGTGCCTTAGGGTTGTCAGACTtggtttttattgaaataacCTGGATTTGTACTGCATTATTCAACTCAGCAAGTACTGTGAAAGGTTCATAGGATACATGATATTGATTCAACATATATAGGTTGAGCAATTACTAGGTACCAGGCTCTGCTATTAGCAGGGAAGATCATCAAGGAGGTCACGGAGTCTTTGTCCTCATCTTGTTAACAGATGGCTCTGGGGAGTGAAACCTTTCAGCCACACAGAAATGGTGCTAATTGAAGATCAAAGTGGA containing:
- the COX6C gene encoding cytochrome c oxidase subunit 6C produces the protein MASSSLTKPQMRGLLGKRLRFHIVGAFIVSLGVAAFYKFAVAEPRKKAYADFYRNYDSMKDFEEMRKAGVFQSAK